The window TCTATTAGTAAGAAAGTTATAATTCCTATTGGCAGTCCTGCGACACTTCCAATTATTAATCTTTTTAACACTTCAAAATCTATATCCTTTATAATCTTAGTTATTAAAGCACCAGAAATAACTAATGATAACAACAGGTTAATTTGTATTGCTTCCATTGGTTCAAATATCAAAAGAAGGAAGGGAGTAGCCAAAATAGAAAAACCAAATCCGGTACTCGTTTGAAGAATGGAGGCCACTAAAATAATTGCAAAGAATAGTACTGTATCCATATAAAACCTACTTTCTTACATAAGACATAGACTAAAAAAACTATTTAAGTCTAGCGTTTTAACAATATTAACGATAAACGAACAAAGGATACCTTAAACGAAAGGTATCCTTTGTATTTATAAAAGCTATCTATTTAGAATATCACTATCCAAAAATAGGTCAACTTATTGTTTGACCATATAAACTATAAACAACTTTTTATCAGTATGTCTTTAAACTAATTCCCTCTTATTAAGAGGGACTAAAGGACACTTCCCTCTAGCCCCTCTCTAATCTCAATGTTTAGTTTACATCTACCAATATTAAACCTAAATGACTGGACCTCATTTTAGTATTATTAGAAATAATACTATTTTTGATTTCCTTTAGGTTTGAACGTTTTACAGCACGTATCTGCTGAATGACTTGCTTCTTCAGAAATAGAGCGGTAATCAAATTCAGAAGCAAACTCTGTATTATTGTCGTTTGCATTGTAATCCATATCTATTTCAATTTTTTCGGCTCCACAAACATTTCCTTTTGCATGGAAAATACAATTTGATACAGCACATTTAACTTCTACATTTGGCATAGTTGTCCTCCTAACCTGAGATGTTTTAAGAAATACATAAATGTACTCCTCATAAAATATCTTGCCCAATTCAACGAGTTTAATTTATACAAGAATTTTTCTTTTTGCATTTACTTCATATGTGAATTGAATTCATAAAAGCATATTAAATAGTGAAATCCAAACAATCTTGACTTCCGCTCCATGCGGACGCTTTCTTTAAATGGAATCCGGTTTCTAGAAATCAAAAAAGCAAAAAGAATCTATAATCTATCTATGGACAGATTAAAGATTCTACATTTTAAAGAATTAACTATAGACTTCTTCTTTTTTGCTTAGACCAAGTGCCTTTGCTGTTGAAGTATGGACTTCGTGTAAAAGCTCTGGATTTTCCATTAACGATACGCCATAAGAAGGAATCATTTCTTTAATTTTTGGTTCCCACTCCTCTATTTGTTGCGGGAAGCATCTATAAAGTATCTCTATCATAGCATGGACAGCGGTGGAAGCACCTGGAGAAGCACCTAGCAATGCTGCGATAGAACCATCAGCTGCAGTGACAATCTCTGTACCAAATTGAAGTGTTCCTTTACCGCCAGTCTCTGTATCTTTGATAACTTGTACACGTTGACCTGCTACTACTGTATCCCAATCCTCGAGTTTAGCATTCGGGATAAACTCACGTAATTCTTCAATACGTTTTTCTTTTGACAGCATAACTTGTTGAATCAGGTATTTTGTTAAGGACAACTCTTTTGCTCCTGCTGCCAACATAGTTGTTAAATTATCTGGTTTTACAGAAGTTACTAAATCCAACATTGAACCTGTTTTTAAAAACTTTGGTGAGAAACCAGCAAACGGTCCGAATAATAGTGATTTTTTATTGTCGATAAATCTTGTATCTAGATGTGGAACAGACATTGGTGGAGCGCCGACCTTAGCTTTTCCGTATACTTTCGCATGGTGCTGCTCTACGACTTCCGGCTTGTTACATACTAAAAATAGTCCACTTACCGGGAATCCTCCAATATGTTTTCCTTCAGGTATACCAGATTTTTGTAGCAAATGAAGACTTCCTCCTCCACCTCCGACGAAGACGAATTTTGCGGTATGGTATTCGATTTTACCTTCAGCATCATTCTTCACTTTCACTTCCCACTTGCCATCACTCGTACGTTTAAGATTTTCCACACTATGATTGTAGTTAATATCAACGTTTTGGTTTTTAAGGTGATCAAGCAACATACGTGTTAAAGCTCCGAAGTTTACATCCGTTCCAGAGTCAATTTTTGTAGCTGCAATAGCTTCCGTTGCTGGACGATTCTGCATGATAAGCGGAATCCATTCCTTCAGTTTTTCTGGATTATCGGAAAATTCCATCCCTTGGAATAGAGGATTATTTGACATTGCTTCAAAACGCTTCTTTAAAAAAGCTACATTTTCTTCTCCTTGTACCATACTCATGTGAGGTATTGGCATGATAAAGTCTTCTGGATTATTTAGTAGCTTGCTGTTTACAAGATAAGACCAAAACTGCATTGAAAGTTGGAACTGTTCATTAATGTTAATTGCTTTGGTAATATTTATAGAGCCGTCTGGATTTGCCGAAGTGTAATTTAGCTCACACAGCGCCGCGTGCCCTGTTCCTGCGTTATTCCATTCGTTAGAGCTTTCTTCCCCTGCTTTATCGAGTTTCTCAAATACTTTAACTTTCCATTCTGGTTTTAATTCCTTCAATAATGTTCCTAAAGTAGCACTCATAATTCCGGCACCTATTAAGATAACTTCTGTTTCTATTTCAGTTTCTCTCTTGTTCATATAAACCTTCCTTACTCCGTATTTGTTTAAAGGATGTACACTACTTAGGCATAACTATATGTCAAGTTAAATTACAGGAATACATCTTTTTTCATTCTATTATAACCATATCATAAATTACAATTTATTATTGATGATATCTTCTATTATCTGCTAATTATAAGCTATTTGAAAGCGATTTAAAAGCTAGTAAATAGTGAGAATATTACCAGCGGACCGCGACTATATAATTTTAAAAATTTCTTATGGTACAGTTCTTCGTAATCGATACTTTAACCTAGTGCATTGGAAGTTTAAAAGGGCCATTCTCAGTTGTAAAAACAACTCGAATAGCCCTTTCCTTTTAACTGCCTAGAATGCTGGAATTGCAGTTTCATCATAATTTTCTTCTAAAAACTCTCGTACTTCGGTACTTGTCATGGCTTCAGCTAGCTTTTTAATTGCCTCTGAATCCTCATTATCTTCGCGCGCAACTAGAGTTATGGCAAAGTCATTATCGTCACCCTCAGTTAGGAGAGCATCGCTTTTTGGTGTTAATCCAAGTGGAGCAGCATAAGCAGGTGTCATTACTACTGCATCAGCATCATCATACATTCTCGCTAGCATTAACAAATCTACTTCCTCGAACTTATAATTTTTTGGATTTTCCACAATATCTGCTTTTGTATAGTATGGACCTGTTTTCTCTTTTAAAGTGATCACATCATGTTGAGCTAATAATGCTAACGAACGATCTATATTTGAAACGTCATTTGCAATAGCGATAACAGCTTCCTCCGGTAATTCATCCATCGAATTATATTCTTTAGAATATGTGCCATAATTTGCAAAATAGATAGGCACAATTGGCACTAGATTTGCATCGTTGTTTCTATTGAATTCCTCCATATAGGGAACATGCTGGAAGAAATTCACGTCTACTTCACCTGCTGCTAGAGCACTGTTAGGCTGAACATTATCTCCTAATACAACAATTTCAAGATTAATCGATTCCTCTGCTAATTTTGGCTTAATAAGCTCAAGAATCTCTGTCATTGGGGGAATTAATGATGCTACTTTCAATGTTACTTCTTCTTGATCATTTTCCTGTGCTTTTTCTTTATCATTTGCCTCATTTTCTTGACTACACCCTGCTAAAATTAATACAAACATTGTCATTAAAAATAGAATTTTTTTCATGTTTTCCTCCTATTATCTATCTCTTATCAATCAGTCTGGCTACAGTTGTACCAACAAATTGGATAAGCTGTACTAGTATAATCATAATAATAATCATATAAATCATTAAATCGGTTTTAAATTGTTGGTATCCATAGCGGATAGCAAAATCACCTATACCTCCACCTCCAACTACTCCCATTATTGTCGAATATGAAATAAAACTAATTATCGATGTCGTTAATCCAAGAACAAGACCAGATCTAGTCTCGACATAAAGAAATTTAAATATAATTTCCTTAACAGAAGCACCCATTGAAATTGCCGCTTCCATTACACCTTTTGGTACTTCCAATAAAGATTGCTCAACTAATCTTGAATAATGCGCAATGGCTATTATCGATAAAGGAACAATTGCAGCTGCTGTGCCTATTGCTGTTCCTATGATTAATCTTGTAAAAGGAATTAAAAAAACAACTAATAATAAGAACGGAAAAGAACGGATAATATTTACTAATAAATTTAAAATAGAAAAAACTAACCGATTCTCGAGCACCTGACCC is drawn from Psychrobacillus sp. INOP01 and contains these coding sequences:
- a CDS encoding DUF1540 domain-containing protein, producing the protein MPNVEVKCAVSNCIFHAKGNVCGAEKIEIDMDYNANDNNTEFASEFDYRSISEEASHSADTCCKTFKPKGNQK
- a CDS encoding MetQ/NlpA family ABC transporter substrate-binding protein, whose product is MKKILFLMTMFVLILAGCSQENEANDKEKAQENDQEEVTLKVASLIPPMTEILELIKPKLAEESINLEIVVLGDNVQPNSALAAGEVDVNFFQHVPYMEEFNRNNDANLVPIVPIYFANYGTYSKEYNSMDELPEEAVIAIANDVSNIDRSLALLAQHDVITLKEKTGPYYTKADIVENPKNYKFEEVDLLMLARMYDDADAVVMTPAYAAPLGLTPKSDALLTEGDDNDFAITLVAREDNEDSEAIKKLAEAMTSTEVREFLEENYDETAIPAF
- a CDS encoding malate:quinone oxidoreductase; translation: MNKRETEIETEVILIGAGIMSATLGTLLKELKPEWKVKVFEKLDKAGEESSNEWNNAGTGHAALCELNYTSANPDGSINITKAININEQFQLSMQFWSYLVNSKLLNNPEDFIMPIPHMSMVQGEENVAFLKKRFEAMSNNPLFQGMEFSDNPEKLKEWIPLIMQNRPATEAIAATKIDSGTDVNFGALTRMLLDHLKNQNVDINYNHSVENLKRTSDGKWEVKVKNDAEGKIEYHTAKFVFVGGGGGSLHLLQKSGIPEGKHIGGFPVSGLFLVCNKPEVVEQHHAKVYGKAKVGAPPMSVPHLDTRFIDNKKSLLFGPFAGFSPKFLKTGSMLDLVTSVKPDNLTTMLAAGAKELSLTKYLIQQVMLSKEKRIEELREFIPNAKLEDWDTVVAGQRVQVIKDTETGGKGTLQFGTEIVTAADGSIAALLGASPGASTAVHAMIEILYRCFPQQIEEWEPKIKEMIPSYGVSLMENPELLHEVHTSTAKALGLSKKEEVYS
- a CDS encoding methionine ABC transporter permease, producing the protein MPEILVQYEAEIWASIGETFIMVGASIVAAILLGLPVGTLLFICRKGQVLENRLVFSILNLLVNIIRSFPFLLLVVFLIPFTRLIIGTAIGTAAAIVPLSIIAIAHYSRLVEQSLLEVPKGVMEAAISMGASVKEIIFKFLYVETRSGLVLGLTTSIISFISYSTIMGVVGGGGIGDFAIRYGYQQFKTDLMIYMIIIMIILVQLIQFVGTTVARLIDKR